From the genome of Syngnathus acus chromosome 24, fSynAcu1.2, whole genome shotgun sequence, one region includes:
- the LOC119118281 gene encoding melanocortin-2 receptor accessory protein 2A-like isoform X1, protein MSLHNRSQSSARRSDYEWQYEYYDEEPVSFEGLKAHRYSIVIGFWVGLAVFVIFMFFVLTLLTKTGAPLQESTDTENLPGPGNGLVNIISQKDDTDDITVPRPFLEESCPYFNSYISDGEEAKRWQKPKAKPNGSRGTFNGTGGTTCAVPQQEERLDERKTETDFLPHFNIPNFITFEHNSLGEDDLLCESPITPEENI, encoded by the exons ATGAGCTTGCACAACCGGAGCCAAAGCAGCGCGCGGCGCAGTGACTACGAGTGGCAATATGAATACTACGACGAGGAGCCCGTCTCTTTTGAGGGACTCAAAGCACACAGAT ACTCCATTGTAATCGGCTTCTGGGTTGGACTTGCAGTGTTcgtcattttcatgtttttcgTGCTCACGTTGCTCACAAAGACAGGAGCGCCACTGCAAGA AAGTACAGACACCGAGAACCTGCCCGGTCCAGGCAACGGTCTCGTGAACATCATCAGTCAGAAAGACGACACCGACGACATAACAGTTCCTCGTCCCTTTCTGGAGGAATCCTGCCCCTACTTTAATTCCTACATCAGTGACGGTGAAGAGGCAAAGCGGTGGCAAAAGCCCAAAGCGAAGCCCAACGGATCACGGGGGACCTTCAACGGGACCGGAGGTACCACCTGTGCGGTGCCTCAACAGGAGGAGCGCTTAGATGAGCGGAAGACAGAAACGGACTTCTTGCCCCACTTCAACATCCCAAACTTTATCACCTTTGAGCACAACTCATTGGGAGAAGACGACCTGCTGTGTGAGTCACCGATCACACCGGAAGAGAACATTTGA
- the LOC119118281 gene encoding melanocortin-2 receptor accessory protein 2A-like isoform X2, with the protein MSLHNRSQSSARRSDYEWQYEYYDEEPVSFEGLKAHRYSIVIGFWVGLAVFVIFMFFVLTLLTKTGAPLQDTDTENLPGPGNGLVNIISQKDDTDDITVPRPFLEESCPYFNSYISDGEEAKRWQKPKAKPNGSRGTFNGTGGTTCAVPQQEERLDERKTETDFLPHFNIPNFITFEHNSLGEDDLLCESPITPEENI; encoded by the exons ATGAGCTTGCACAACCGGAGCCAAAGCAGCGCGCGGCGCAGTGACTACGAGTGGCAATATGAATACTACGACGAGGAGCCCGTCTCTTTTGAGGGACTCAAAGCACACAGAT ACTCCATTGTAATCGGCTTCTGGGTTGGACTTGCAGTGTTcgtcattttcatgtttttcgTGCTCACGTTGCTCACAAAGACAGGAGCGCCACTGCAAGA TACAGACACCGAGAACCTGCCCGGTCCAGGCAACGGTCTCGTGAACATCATCAGTCAGAAAGACGACACCGACGACATAACAGTTCCTCGTCCCTTTCTGGAGGAATCCTGCCCCTACTTTAATTCCTACATCAGTGACGGTGAAGAGGCAAAGCGGTGGCAAAAGCCCAAAGCGAAGCCCAACGGATCACGGGGGACCTTCAACGGGACCGGAGGTACCACCTGTGCGGTGCCTCAACAGGAGGAGCGCTTAGATGAGCGGAAGACAGAAACGGACTTCTTGCCCCACTTCAACATCCCAAACTTTATCACCTTTGAGCACAACTCATTGGGAGAAGACGACCTGCTGTGTGAGTCACCGATCACACCGGAAGAGAACATTTGA